One genomic segment of Mytilus trossulus isolate FHL-02 chromosome 4, PNRI_Mtr1.1.1.hap1, whole genome shotgun sequence includes these proteins:
- the LOC134716612 gene encoding vacuolar protein sorting-associated protein 33B-like, which produces MAGSTTNFPNVQRIRDMVRNDLASLLDSFKGKKDLVLDTELMKPLDRVAGATMLKQRHVDKMFKLDPKQKSIHGCEQRVYLVRPQMTTMKVIADHVNSDRSNNIKREYRIIMVPRRLYPSDVCEMILEHEGVMGYITIHELQMDLIPLDRDILSLELPQLFRSFYLESDHTWIQTIAKSLINIQALCGIIPNVYGIGKGSKMVNDLMKNILGEKLSGPDYSKCDIGNLILIDRDVDFVTPLCSRLTYEGLLDDTFGISCGYIEFGKDVTGKDQSTKLLLSSEDQIFDEVRNRHFSNVFEYLSSKAKSLQTEFDQRHDLESVGDMKDFVATKLRGLKAQKAALSHRMC; this is translated from the exons ATGGCTGGATCAACAACAAATTTTCCAAATGTTCAAAGAATACGAGATATGGTTCGAAATGACCTTGCATCCCTGCTTGATTCT TTCAAAGGAAAGAAAGATTTAGTACTGGATACAGAGCTTATGAAACCATTAGACAGAGTGGCTGGAGCTACAATGCTTAAG CAAAGACATGTAGATAAAATGTTCAAGCTAGACCCAAAACAGAAGTCAATACATGGATGTGAACa gAGGGTGTATTTAGTACGGCCACAAATGACCACCATGAAGGTTATAGCTGACCATGTCAACTCAGATAGAAGCAACAATATCAAAAGAGAATATAGAATTATTATGGTGCCAAGGAGG ctttaccccagtgatgTATGTGAGATGATCCTTGAACATGAGGGTGTTATGGGATATATAACGATACATGAGTTACAGATGGATCTGATACCACTAGACAGAGATATACTGTCATTAGAGTTACCTCAGTTATTTAGGTCATTTTATCTg GAAAGTGACCATACCTGGATACAAACAATAGCCAAATCACTTATCAACATCCAGGCTCTATGTGGAATTATTCCTAATGTTTATGGTATTGGCAAGGGATCAAAG aTGGTGAATGATCTGATGAAAAACATACTTGGAGAAAAATTATCTGGACCAGACTACAGCAAGTGTGATATAGGAAATCTCATTCTTATAGACAGAG ATGTAGATTTTGTAACACCATTATGTTCCCGGCTGACATATGAAGGTCTTCTAGATGATACATTTGGTATATCTTGTG GTTATATAGAATTTGGTAAAGATGTAACTGGAAAGGATCAGAGTACCAAACTTCTACTTAGCAGTGAAGATCAG ATTTTTGATGAAGTGAGAAACAGACATTTCTCTAATGTATTTGAATATCTGAGTTCTAAAGCCAAGTCTTTACAGACTGAATTTGAT CAAAGACATGACCTAGAATCTGTTGGGGACATGAAAGATTTTGTTGCAACTAAACTACGAGGTCTGAAGGCACAGAAAGCAGCTTTATCACACCGTATGTGTTAA
- the LOC134714333 gene encoding uncharacterized protein LOC134714333, with protein sequence MCTIIFWQYGHEIWQGDLNRLSKGHWLDDSLVYVAIRHHQETYATEEIYTFDPVFSRKLLAKENCPDDGSRLILHSCNIDLVNAYSRRIAFEEKRLILIPICDNTHWILDSFCPKTFTVTIMCSMGGCCKKQHNHLEGKNK encoded by the exons TGGCAGGGTGACTTAAACAGACTGTCAAAAGGTCATTGGTTGGATGACAGCCTTGTTTATGTTGCAATAAG ACATCATCAAGAGACGTATGCAACAGAAGAGATTTACACATTTGATCCAGTCTTCAGCAGGAAGCTGTTAGCCAAAGAAAATTGTCCTGATGATGG TTCTAGGCTGATCCTACATTCCTGCAATATAGACCTTGTGAATGCATATAGCAGAAGAATAGCTTTTGAAGAGAAGAGGTTAATACTGATCCCAATATGTGACAA TACACACTGGATTCTGGATTCCTTTTGCCCAAAGACTTTCACTGTAACCATTATGTGTTCAATGGGAGGTTGCTGTAAAAAACAGCACAATCACTTGgaaggtaaaaataaataa